The segment agatttttttaaattaattttttattgttcaaattgaacttttcttaaaaatgttaattttttaaattttttttgaaacgaagttgattaaaaattttagaaaattttaacttttcaaaaataaaaaatgtttttttttttataaaaattcgactttttgaaaaaatttgcttgaaaaataaattttttaaagaaaatttatcataaaaattttaaaaaaattaatttttaacaaaatttattttaaaaaaatttatttttaggccCACAATCGCGAATTCAAAGACCCAAACGACGAAGAATGGGATCGTTTCCAAAAAGAGATCAAAGATGCCCAAACGCTATCCACGCAAATCATCAACGAGGAACAAGAAGAACTCACAACGGAGCGTCAAATGGACGAAATTGACGAACAGATGCGAATTTGGTCCCGCGTTCTCGATTTGGAGAAGAAAAAGGAAGCTGttgtcgaaaaattcaaagaagtCAAGCACGAAGCGATGGAAGAAGATCCTCAAAACGACAAAAGCAGCGACTCTGAAGACTCTGACGTCGACATTGACGAATATCTGGACTGGCGAGCGAAGAAATCacacaaataattaataaattttcgtattttttaatgtttttcgcGAGTTTTTGTGCTACAAATCTTTCTTTTTGCTCCTAAAACTCTCCTCGGCGATTTCTTTGAGCATTTTCGCCGTTTGTTTGCCCGTTTTATCGACGAGTTTTCGCAACATGCCGTCGCGATTTTGCATCAGAACGTGCGGATGATCGAATTCGATGACTTGCCCGGCATCCATGACGAGAACTTTGTCCGAATCCATGACGGTGTGAAGTCGATGTGCGATTGTCAGAACCGTGCAATGTCCAAATTTCTCCCGAATTGTcgtttgaatgaatttatcCGTTTCGGGGTCGACATTCGCTGTTGCCTCGTCTAAAATGAGGATTTTATTGTTGCGAAGCAAGGCACGCGCTAAACACACGAGTTGACGTTGTCCCATGCTGAAATTGCTTCCGCCGTCGCTCATTTTGCATTCCAAGCCGCCCGTGAGTGAAGCAACTTCTTCCTTCAGTTCGACTTGTTCCAAAGCTTGCCACAGCTCGGCGTCGGTTTTTTCCTCGAATGGGTCTAAATTTGAACGCATCGTGCCCGAAAAGAGAATCGGGTCTTGCGGGATGATGCTAATGGAGCTGCGAAGATCACGCAAACCGAGTTTTTGGATGTCGACATCGTCGATTTTGATGAGACCCTCAATGGGGGCGAGACGGAAAAGGGCTTGGATGATGCTTGATTTGCCCGCGCCTGAAAAAGAATAATgggaaaaattacaatttttaatgaaaatttttaaatttgaaggttttttatacaaatcgaaatttttaaaatttaataaaatgtccatcaaaaaaggagacacttttgctttgttttttcgtctcacgagcgaaaaaaaggtaaaatttcattttgaattttaaaatttcaattttttaaatttaaattcaaaaaaaaattaaaataattttaagacaataaaatattttataaaaataaataggtaaaTATTAGATAgaagaaattcaattgaagattcattttaaatattaattaaaaaataaattaaattattttaaaaaattaatttatttttgattatttttttttttaatttatttattttttaatttaattaaattcaaaattttattttttttaattctcaattttaaataatgaaaaaaaaataaataaaattattaataaataaattaatgaattaatttaaaaaattagattataatttcattaaaaattaattgaatttttttttatcaaaaaatgtaaaagtcaataaaatttttgaatttaaaaataaaattaaaaaaaaaaatttaaaattttgatttaaaaaaaaaaaaataaaattaattaaaattataaaaaaaaattaaaaaaaaataatttcaactaataaattttttttttaaataaaaaaaattaaaaatattttaaattaaatttttaaaattaaaaaaaaatctgatttaaatgaattttgatttaaaaattaggaaaattttaattaattattttaataattaatttaaataaaaaaaagtaaaaaaaaattaaattaaaaaaaaaattacaaaaaattaagtcaaaatgcaactaaaaaattcttacccgtTCTTCCAACAATCCCAATTTTCTCTTTCGGCTCAATTTCGAACGTCAATCGTTGCAACACGTACTCACTTTCTTCCGAATAACGCAAACTCAGATTACTAAACTTGATTCTTCCCTCATTGGGCCATTCTCCCTTCGGCATGTGCTCCGGATCTGTCTCCATTGGCGGTTCTGAAGGCAAATTCACGTATTCCTCGACTCTTTCGACAGAAACCATTTGATTTTCGAGCTCTGCCGTTTGTCGCATGCCCCATTGACACATCCCGATCAACGTTATACTTTGCGTTATTGCCAAACCGACAGATCCGCCTGAACCGTTATCCATAAAGAGGAAGCTGAATGTCACAATTGCGATGTACAAgacactaaaaaattattttttattaaaattttttaatttttttttttgacaaaaaatttcttaccatgTAAAATCAAGCCAAAAAGCAAAGGCACGAGTTGTTGTCAGTGAGAGATAATAAGTCGCCGAGTTAAAATTCTGCAAATGGGCGAACTCATCTTGAAGGATGTCGGAAGCTTTGAACGCGCGAATTGTTGAGAGACCGTTCAAAGTCGCGTTTGTGTGAGAAAACATCGGGCTtcgagctaaaaaattaattttttgataaaatttcgtaaaaaaaaaccaaaaaatttcttacaaagcGATTCAACGCGTTTCACACTCCTTGAAGTCCTCACATAAATATCTCGAATGAGGAACATTAAAACCGCAAGCACCAAAGTCGGTATCAAAAGCCAATAATTCACAATGGCAACAACTGTCATCACAGCAAACATCTCAAAAAGGAACCAAATACAGTCCAAAAGGGCTCCGGGAAGCACAGCATCGATGTTTCCGGTGTCTTTGCTGAAACGATTTAATATTCGACCCGATGGATTTGTGTTGAAGAAGTACATTGTGGCTCGCGTTACTCCGCGGAACATTTTGTcgtgcaaattttttgatattctgAGACCtgaaggtaagaaaattttattttttattttaattttttttttgaatttcgaaaattttattattttaatatttacattaaaattaaataaaaattatgattaaaatttaaatattttttttaattaaattttataaaaaaaagtaatgaaaaaattaataatttttttattttaataaaaattaattaacaaaattcaaaataaattaaaataataattttttaattatttaaaattttaaaaaattaattaatttaaatttacgatttttgttttaataaaatatatttaaaattaattaaaaatttaaattcatttattttttatagttttatttatttaaaaatattatcttttatttattttttaaattaaatttggtcaaaaaaattaaatttgtaatttttatataaaataatacaattttcaatcattaaaaaaattatttttaaaattttgcaaagcaaataaaattgaaatgtatTAAATGTTaaggataaaataattaaaaaaaaatattctaaaaaaattcaataaaaaaattattttttgtgtttgttacttaatttttaaaattaattttttattttatattttttaaaaataaattaaaaaaaagatggttttaatttaaaattaattcaaatatttgatttaatttttaaaattaaaaatataaaaaaatgttttaatttttttcatgtaattttaaatttgatttttttcaattactttttttttgtaaattattttttattttacataaattaaaagttttaaaattaaatttttcataaattaaaagatttttttaaatttaaaattaattaattgaatgtttaatttattttttttaaatttaacaaaaaataatataaaaaaattaaataaaaaaaattatttaggtacgggtaaattttaatattcataaatgtgatgttaaatttttttgtgaagtaaattaaaaaaaattaaaattagataaatgttttttcaatcattttttttaaatttatttatttatttttatttttaaaaaaaaatttcaaacataaattaaataaattttatttttaattttgaattaattaaataattaaatttaatttttttaaattaaaaaaaaattaaaaaaaataattttaaaaaattaaattaactcacCTAAATAGAAAAACGCAAACGTCCGATGAATCGAGAGATAAGCAAGAACAACCATAATTGCcgaataaacataaatatatcTCTGCCTTATCGTTTCCACGGGAAGTCCTGATTCCGTCTCCATCGTTGTCAAATTCGTAGTTGCATTAAAAACCGCTTTACTTCTTCTTGGATCCTccaaattgaacaatttcccGACAAAAACGGCAAAATCCTCCAAAAAGTGACCCACAGCACCCAACGACTCCTCCCAATTGACCCATTCCGCGACGAACATATCGACGCCCGAATAAGTGCATTGCGCCAAAAGACACagcaaaaaaacggaaaaaatccacaaattaCTGTTGACAGCAcggaagtaatttttgtaaacgCGCAAATTCACGGCGCCCGTTTCTTGATTTTCCTTCACTTGTTCCGGGtagtcgtcgtcatcgtcttcGAGCGGTTTGTGTTTGTCCGAATTTGGGATGAAATCTGGTTCTTTTTGTTCGTGCACCGGAGTTTCAAGGGAGTTGTCTTCCGGAAGCAGCGATAAAATGCTCTGTTTTTGCTCTTTTAGGGTCTGATACGAGCCTTGAGCTTCGATTTTCGCGTCGTTCATGAGGACAATGTGCTTGCAATCCTTCAAATATTGCAGCTGATGCGTCGCCAAAACGCAAATTTTGTCACTCAGGAACCCGCGGATGCATTTATCGAAGATATGACGCCCAACGTGAGCATCCACAGCACTCAAGGGGTCATCTAAGAGGTAAATATCAGCTTTTTTGTACACCGCACGTGCCAAATTGACTCGCGCTTTTTGCCCGCCGCTCAACGAAATGCCTCGTTCGCCGACAATTGTGGCATCTCCATACGGCAAAAGCTCGAAATCCTTCTCCAAAGCACAAACTTTGACCACTTTTCGGTACCTTTCTTCGTCAAAATCCTCAATAAAGACGATATTTTGTCGAATTGAGCCCTCAAAGAGCCACGTTTCTTGCGAAGCGTAACTCACGACGCCATCAACGTGAATTTGCCCGTCATCCAGTTCAAGTTCGCCCAAAATTACTTgcaaaaatgtactttttccCGATCCAACAGGTCCAATTAGGGTCGTCAAGCCATTCGTAATTGACAAATCGACGTTTTCCAAGCCGGGGTTTGGTTCTTGTTCAGCAATTGTCCAATTCGCCGTGACATTTGACATCAAAATGCGAGGTTTTGTGACGTTTTCGTACGTATGGAAGTGTCGTTGGGGCTTTTCTGTTGAAGATTTTACGTGTCCGTTCATTTTTGGAGCTTCTTTTGAGTCATTTACGCcgtttgaattgatttttttctcttcgaatTGAGGTTTTTGTTCACTTATCATGAGATAATCCAAAACTCGTTGCACGGAAATGTATCCCTCGGAGACAAAAGTGATGGCGAGAGGCCAAAAATGAACCATGCTTTCGTTCAAGACGTTGAAATAGGAGGTTGTGATGAAAACTTTGCGTGCGGTAATGACATTTCCGAAGTAAACGTAGCTGATGAGACTCAAAAAGATGGAGACACGAGATACCATGAAGAAAGATAAGAGAGTTGCACGGATGTAGGCTCCTCCTTTGACGGCGTTTATTTCTTTTctgaaacgaaaatttaaaaaaaaattattaaaatttgttgaataaaaaaaattaaatattttaaaaatattattttttaattaaaaaaattatcaaaaaattttaaaaaattaaatttattttaaaattaataatttattaaatttatacctattttaaaaaaaaatatttaaaataatttttaattttattaatttgtaaaaaaatccaaaaaaataaaataaaaataatttttcatttaaaaaaaaattattaagaatttaaaaatattaaatttatttaaaaaaataatttaaatttctcaaatttatttttataaataattttgtttaattctataaaaaatataaatagtttttttttatttaaaaaaaatcttaaatattttaaaattcttattttaatttttaataaattatcaaaaatttaaaaatattaaatttatcaagaataaaaattaaatttcaaaaatttatttaaaaataaatttaatttatatttttaataattttaattttttttatttttttatcaacagacttaatttattcaaaaataatttaaattatcaaaataattttaaaaaaatataaattaaattatttcaatattaatatttggtaaaattatatttgaaaaaattaaatttttttaatttttaaaaatatatatgtttttcgaaaattaaatttaattaaattattaatttttaaaattatttttttatttcaaatatttatttttaaaaatattttgaaaaaattaattaatgaaataattaaaaatattttcattattttaaaaaatattttttttattgaattaattattaattttttaatttatttatttaaattaatcaataaaaatttttaaattatttttaaataaaaattaaaaaaaaacttaccttctaACTTTGGCAATCATCTTCGCAAACGAATTTTCCCACGCATACATCTTAATAACCTGAATTCCTTGCACAATTTCGTTCATCAGCTTCACACGAACATCCGTGCGCTTTGTTGTCTTCAACCGATAAACAGCAGCACGTTTGCCAACCCATGCTTGCAACGGAATAAAGCTCAACATGAATCCAAGCCCGAGAATTCCCGCAACGCCAATTTcgcgataaataaaatatcctaATAGAAACAGTTCTAATGGCCCTTTCCACAAGTCATGCAAGAAGCAAAGGGCTATTTCGAACTTTGCTACATCGTTGGACATTAAATTGATGACACGCCCTCCCAAACCGTCAATTATGGCGCATTTTTTGAGAGCTAAggtctgaaaattaaaaattttttaatttatttgtaattttttgtaaaaaaaaaaacttactttttcgTAGATGAGACAACAGCAACCAATTCGAAGTTTCATGCCAACTTGAAAGATGAACATAATAAAGGGATGGAAGGTAAGTACAGGGATAAGGGAACATATAACGATTCCCGATGCCCATAAATATGcgtcattttttgttagttgagTCTGTCCCGGTGCGAAATATGTCACTAAATTGCCTAAACATAATGGAAGGATGagcctgaaaataaaaatttgttaaaaaattaaatttattctaaaaaaatattttatcccaatgcacattttaatttttttgacccaatgtacatttttaaattttttacccaatacatattttaaaatttctaattacaatttttcaaaaatttgattaaaaaatatgaaagaattaaatgtactttgggagaaaattttaatttatgcattgggatgaaaatattaaatgtgctatgggaaaattttgaattaaaaaaatcccaatgcaaattttaaaatttctctcagtgaaaaatttaatttttatccctttaaaaattaaaattttttaaaacaataaaaatttaaatttttggcccaatacatatttcaaaaaaatttgcccaatgcatattttgaattttaaatttttttacccattgcgtattttaaaattttttaacaaatgcatattttcaaaattttataatatttatttttttaaaaattttggttaaaatgtaagaaatatttaaaaatttcaaaatattttaaaatatgcattggggtgaaaatataaaatttgctatgggaaaattaaaaattgaaaaaattttaaaatttctttcagtacaataattaaatttttagaaataataaaatttttaattttggacccaatacacatttcgaaaaaaatcccctatgcacatttgaaaatgtctaaacacgtaatttattaaaatttcgttaaattttcaaattcttacCTCACTCCTGACTCAACGCAGGAAAATACTAAACCCCAAAACAGCGTTTTAGGTCCAAACGCTTTGTAAAACACCCTTAACATACTGGGTTTCTTTTTCACTTTCTCCTCTGCCCACAATTTCCCCATAATTTTGTGCAAACCATCGCTTTCATGTTCCTTCAAACAGGCAAAAACATCTTCCTCTTCTATCGGTTTTTTATAtcctttgacaaaaatatgtcGCAACCACCAATAAGTCATGGTCGATATGAAATTTGCTTTTATCACAGGATTCTCCTTTGGAGACGAAGGCACTTTTTCCTttctattcatatttatttgttttgtcttttgtAAAGTCTTTGAAttattcgaaataattttaaattaattttaatttgaattcaattgaGAACCAGCATCATAATTTCTACGCAATAGTCATAAATTGTCACTACATGACTTTGATTCATGTATTTGTTTCttgattaaattactttta is part of the Culicoides brevitarsis isolate CSIRO-B50_1 chromosome 3, AGI_CSIRO_Cbre_v1, whole genome shotgun sequence genome and harbors:
- the LOC134833918 gene encoding probable multidrug resistance-associated protein lethal(2)03659, translating into MNRKEKVPSSPKENPVIKANFISTMTYWWLRHIFVKGYKKPIEEEDVFACLKEHESDGLHKIMGKLWAEEKVKKKPSMLRVFYKAFGPKTLFWGLVFSCVESGVRLILPLCLGNLVTYFAPGQTQLTKNDAYLWASGIVICSLIPVLTFHPFIMFIFQVGMKLRIGCCCLIYEKTLALKKCAIIDGLGGRVINLMSNDVAKFEIALCFLHDLWKGPLELFLLGYFIYREIGVAGILGLGFMLSFIPLQAWVGKRAAVYRLKTTKRTDVRVKLMNEIVQGIQVIKMYAWENSFAKMIAKVRRKEINAVKGGAYIRATLLSFFMVSRVSIFLSLISYVYFGNVITARKVFITTSYFNVLNESMVHFWPLAITFVSEGYISVQRVLDYLMISEQKPQFEEKKINSNGVNDSKEAPKMNGHVKSSTEKPQRHFHTYENVTKPRILMSNVTANWTIAEQEPNPGLENVDLSITNGLTTLIGPVGSGKSTFLQVILGELELDDGQIHVDGVVSYASQETWLFEGSIRQNIVFIEDFDEERYRKVVKVCALEKDFELLPYGDATIVGERGISLSGGQKARVNLARAVYKKADIYLLDDPLSAVDAHVGRHIFDKCIRGFLSDKICVLATHQLQYLKDCKHIVLMNDAKIEAQGSYQTLKEQKQSILSLLPEDNSLETPVHEQKEPDFIPNSDKHKPLEDDDDDYPEQVKENQETGAVNLRVYKNYFRAVNSNLWIFSVFLLCLLAQCTYSGVDMFVAEWVNWEESLGAVGHFLEDFAVFVGKLFNLEDPRRSKAVFNATTNLTTMETESGLPVETIRQRYIYVYSAIMVVLAYLSIHRTFAFFYLGLRISKNLHDKMFRGVTRATMYFFNTNPSGRILNRFSKDTGNIDAVLPGALLDCIWFLFEMFAVMTVVAIVNYWLLIPTLVLAVLMFLIRDIYVRTSRSVKRVESLSRSPMFSHTNATLNGLSTIRAFKASDILQDEFAHLQNFNSATYYLSLTTTRAFAFWLDFTCVLYIAIVTFSFLFMDNGSGGSVGLAITQSITLIGMCQWGMRQTAELENQMVSVERVEEYVNLPSEPPMETDPEHMPKGEWPNEGRIKFSNLSLRYSEESEYVLQRLTFEIEPKEKIGIVGRTGAGKSSIIQALFRLAPIEGLIKIDDVDIQKLGLRDLRSSISIIPQDPILFSGTMRSNLDPFEEKTDAELWQALEQVELKEEVASLTGGLECKMSDGGSNFSMGQRQLVCLARALLRNNKILILDEATANVDPETDKFIQTTIREKFGHCTVLTIAHRLHTVMDSDKVLVMDAGQVIEFDHPHVLMQNRDGMLRKLVDKTGKQTAKMLKEIAEESFRSKKKDL